AGACCTGGGGATCTGAATTCTGGAAGCACACCGGCGGCGGAGGCACGGTGTGGAACGGCATGACCTACGATGCGGAGCTCGACCGGGTCTATCTCGGCACCGGCAACTCCGGACCATGGGACCCGGTCGCGCGCGATCCCGGCGCCGGGGACAACCTCTATCTCGCCTCTATCGTCGCGCTCGAGGCAAAGACGGGCAAGTACCTGTGGCACTACCAGGTGAACCCGCGCGAGGCATGGGACTACAAGGCGACCCCGAATATCGTCGCCGCTACGCTGGAGATCGCCGGCAAACCACGCAAGGTGCTGATGCAGGCGCCGACGAACGGATTCTTCTATGTGATCGACCGCGAGACCGGCCGGCCCATCTCGGCCGAGAAGCTCGGCAAGGTGACCTGGGCAAGCCGCATCGACCTGAAGACCGGCCGCCCGGTCGAGAACGCAGGCATCCGCTACGAGCATGGCGATGCGACGATCTGGCCGGGGCAGCTCGGCGGGCACAACTGGCAGAGCATGGCCTTCAGCCCCAAGGCCGGCCTCGTCTACGTCCCGACGATGCAATTGGGCATGCACATCACCAAGCATCCGGCACCGGACGAGATCAGCTTCGGCGGCTTCGCCGTTTCGCCGGTGATCGCTGACGCCCGAGACGGCAAAGGCGCGCTGGTCGCCTGGGACCCAGTGACGCAAAAGGCGCGTTGGCGGGTCGATCACCGTTTCTTGTGGAACGGCGGCCCGCTGGCGACCGCGGGCGGACTGGTGTTCCAGGGTGCCGCGGATGGGCTGTTCACTGCCTACGACGCTGCGGACGGCAAGCGGCTGTGGCAGTTCGATGCCGGGCTGGGGATCGTCAGTTCGCCGATCAGCTATGTGGTGAGCGGCAAGCAGTACGTGGCGGTGCTGATAGGCTACGGGGGCAGCAGCTATGGCCGCGGGCTGCTCAATGCCGGGTGGAAGTTCGGCGCCCAGCCACGCCGGCTGCTCGCCTTCGCGCTCGACGGCAAGGCGCAGCTGCCCTCCTCGGCACCGCCAGACTTGGCAGTGCACCCGCTGGACGATCCCACCTATCGCATCGATACTGCAAGCCTCCAGGAGGGCCGCACGATCTACACCTGGCACTGCGCCATCTGCCATGGGGTCGACGTGATCTCATCGGGAGCGCCAGCGCCAGACTTGCGAGAGTCCGCTATAGCCTTGTCGCGCGAGGGTCTCAGGCAAGTTGTGCTCGACGGTGTGCTGGTCAAGAACGGCATGCCGGCGTTCGAAGAACTGCAGCCGAAAGACGTAGATGGCCTCTACAATTTCATTCGGGCTGAGGCACGTAAGGCAAGGCCGATGGTCCGAAACACGAGCTGAGTTCTTTTATTTGCGATGCGGCGGCGACCCAGTTGTGGCCTTTCAGAGGGCGCTCGGCTGCATTCCGCAATCTGCCACGCGTTCATATTGTCATTTGGCTAGTCTGGCGCTTGACGGTGTTGGGTGAACGCCGTTGACGGGTGGATCGCGGCCCGGCAGTTTGCCTCCGGATTGGGTTGTGAGAAGAACGGGCGGGCAGCAGAGGATCGGGGGATGCAACGAACGCTGAGCTTTATGTCTGCCGCGGCGGTGACCTTGGGCGCAACTCTAACAATGCCCGCACAAGCGTCGCCGCGAACCGCGACTGCAGTCGCCGTCGTGCAAGCCCAGGTAGACGCCTTCAACAAGGGCGACGTGAACGCGTTCGCGTCGCTCTACGCCGACAACGTAGAGATCTTCGATCTTGGATCTGATGCGAAGCCGAGCCTCTCTGGCCGAGGTGCCCTGATCGCCCGTTACGAGCCGATGCTGAGCAGATACCATCCACGCGCTACGGTCCTCTCGCGCGTTGAGGCTGGCGCTTTCGTCATTGACAAGGAGCGCACCGAGGCGGGTGGCAGAGCAAGCGAGGGCGTCGCTATCTATCAAGTCGAGTCCGGGAAGATCCGAAGGGTCTGGTTCGCTCCCTAGTGGGCAGCACTTCAACCGAGATCCAGCGGCATCGCTAGTCTTGAACTTGAACCGCAGAGCCGCTCGGGGGTGCAGCGCATGTTAGCTGTCCTCACGTGGCCTTCGGCCGTTGACCCATAAGGCGCCGTTCCGGCCGCCCTTCTCGCTCACCACTTGCGGCCATTCAGAGACGCTCAGTCGCCTCCCACATCCTGCCACTTGTTCACGTTGGCTAGGCGCCAGTTTTCGCGGCTCGGTGGTGTTGTCTGAAC
The sequence above is a segment of the Novosphingobium sp. 9U genome. Coding sequences within it:
- a CDS encoding PQQ-dependent dehydrogenase, methanol/ethanol family, with amino-acid sequence MQGHRKRVVLAVLALLSACGQRGDAPGGTGEDWLTHGGADDQSGYSRLQQVDTGNVSRLGLAWALELPGEVSLEATPLAVGGTLYFTGSHSKVYAADALSGKLRWSYDPEVWRYPKKIKIVFPVHRGCAYADGLVFSGTLDGRLLALDAATGALRWSVATVEQDDHRTITGAPITFDGLVLIGHGGADYGERGYVTAYNQKTGQQRWRFYTVPGSPQQNAGDPAMQAAAKTWGSEFWKHTGGGGTVWNGMTYDAELDRVYLGTGNSGPWDPVARDPGAGDNLYLASIVALEAKTGKYLWHYQVNPREAWDYKATPNIVAATLEIAGKPRKVLMQAPTNGFFYVIDRETGRPISAEKLGKVTWASRIDLKTGRPVENAGIRYEHGDATIWPGQLGGHNWQSMAFSPKAGLVYVPTMQLGMHITKHPAPDEISFGGFAVSPVIADARDGKGALVAWDPVTQKARWRVDHRFLWNGGPLATAGGLVFQGAADGLFTAYDAADGKRLWQFDAGLGIVSSPISYVVSGKQYVAVLIGYGGSSYGRGLLNAGWKFGAQPRRLLAFALDGKAQLPSSAPPDLAVHPLDDPTYRIDTASLQEGRTIYTWHCAICHGVDVISSGAPAPDLRESAIALSREGLRQVVLDGVLVKNGMPAFEELQPKDVDGLYNFIRAEARKARPMVRNTS
- a CDS encoding nuclear transport factor 2 family protein; the encoded protein is MNAVDGWIAARQFASGLGCEKNGRAAEDRGMQRTLSFMSAAAVTLGATLTMPAQASPRTATAVAVVQAQVDAFNKGDVNAFASLYADNVEIFDLGSDAKPSLSGRGALIARYEPMLSRYHPRATVLSRVEAGAFVIDKERTEAGGRASEGVAIYQVESGKIRRVWFAP